In Falco rusticolus isolate bFalRus1 chromosome 11, bFalRus1.pri, whole genome shotgun sequence, the genomic window gaatggTGCGGTGAGAAAAGACGAAAAAACCTTGTAAGttaagataaaggcagtttagtGAAGCAACAACAAATGTTGCacacatggaagcaaaggaaaacaaaagatgttactctctgcttcccatgatcaggtgatgtttggccacttcccgggaagcaggcTTCAGTACGCGTAgcggttgctctggaagacaaatgccgtaAATAACGAAtgccctgccttcctcctccttgctcttcgcttttatatctgagcagatgtcatacGGTACAGagtatccctttggtcactttgggtcagctgtcctggctgcgtcccctGCCAAGacctgccccccccagcctggggtgGGTGGTTGGAGAAGCCGTGGTGCTGCGGGAGCCCCGCTCAGCAGCAGAACCCCAGTGGGCTGTCACCGCCAGCGGGCACCGGTGCGAgcgcagcactgcagggctgctgggggctcgGCCAGGCCCAGCACATGCTGCCAGCGTATTCCAGATGTGATGCACTACACGGTCCCTTTCTGAATGCTAAGGTGGGCAATTAAGTTCCTTAATATGGCAATTCCTAGATTCTGTATGTGCAGTGAATATATGCGTAGGGAGCGAGCATCCTTAGAGGAAGTTGCTGCAGTTTCTTAACCACTGGTTTCCAAGCACAGGAACTGCTTGTGGTTCtttgagttttcttttatatCATGCAATGGTTAAATTACTAGAAGAAAACGCAAAGCATTCCAGTGGGTTTTACTTTTATCATCTCGTCTTTTAAGGGGTATTTAGTTCCACTTGTAAATTATATTCTTAGGATACTAATTTTACACTGTTAGTGTAGAAAACTACTTATTAACTAGTCGGTCTCTTTGGAAGTGACAGAATGTCTGGCAACGTTATTTGGGGTCAGATGCTATATAGGTCAGATTTCCAGCCGCTTGAGGAAGGACAATGGGGGCTTGGTGGGAGACTTTCGATTGGCACGGGGCAGCTTGCAGCACTGAATGGTGGAAAGGAAGGGCTAAGCATGGCTGGGAACAAGGGCTGCCTTTCAGTGAGCCGTTCTTAACCTGACAAATCCAACAAATCTTGCTTAAAGTGTGGGAAACATGCCTCGCCCCAAGATGTAGGATatagaaagtattttgtatAGCCACTTCTTTGTCACGTTCTGGTGCAAAGTTGCTCTTCGTTTTCtcccaaatttaattttattactctcttcttgctgaaaaatgttttctgtacttttatTGGTGTGATAATTCTGCATTAGggttttaaaacttattttttatttagtcttCACAGTGCGTATCTGTCACTTTTTAGATGGTGGACTACTGTTGTAtcttcttattttgctttgcttttctggacTTCACAGTGCAGCACACTTAAAGGTAGATTGTGTGCTTCATTGTGATCTTCGTGTTCTTTGTAATGCTTTACCTTGAGGAGAAAGTATTTGCTACTTGACTTGTCTTATAAAGGGTGAAAACTATTGTCTATACAATGACAATAAGTAGTGCAGTTGTTGCTTCTGGTGGAGTGTGATGGTGGGAAGCAGGGGGGCAGCATATTGACATCAACAACATCATGTCCTTTGAGAGGAGGGTGTAGAACCAATTCCGTGTTTGAGAAcatcagagagagaaaaatgcgTTTTTACCTTAAGAGTCGTTCTGCCACTGTCTTGAAATATTTGGAAGCAGAGGTGTCAGTTGGTCTGCAGGAGGCTCTTTTTATTAAACTGTGTTGTCAAGTGCAGcaagtgaaaactgaaatggtTTATCTTGTTTAGTGCTGCTTTTACACAGCTGTTACTGCGAAGAGTCTTAAGAGTTTTCAGCAAAGCCAAATACGCCTGACACTTGGGCAACGATGGAGGCAATAGTGTTGTTCTCTAAGGTGTATGATACTCAGTTACTCACGTGGTGCCACTTTCCTAACTCAAGTTCTCTGTATGCTGTGCTAATAATTCCTGCATGCAAACAATTTCCTTCTGCATAATGAAGATTATAAAAAGGGCAGAAATGAGTGAAAGGATGGGTATTTTATattgcattgtattttttttaattccatgttCGCACCAAATGGCCATGTCCTTGTTAATAAGAAATACCCAATTTTGAAAGATGGTATGTGAACATGTTTTTTGAAGTATTCTTGAGAGGAATGTATAAAAGAAGTTTATTAATTCAGGTAGCTATGTAATTTGAAGTAGCACTTGTTAGAACTGCCTTAGTGTGATTTAGAATTTGTCTTTATTCATCTTCCTGATCTTTTTCAAGAGAAATGGGTGATAATcactcatttctttctttacacCAAAATACAAACAGAGAGCACAGGAGGCTCCTCTTCCAGACTTTTAACTggggatgaaaaaaacccaaattcaTGTAATAACCGGGCCACTTGAAGCTTAAATGCCTCCCTACTTTATTTCTAATTGCCCCAGTGAAATAggatgtttcaaaaaaaatatgttttttgaTCAGTTCTGATTGTTACACATTTATAAAGAATGTTTGTTTTGTGTCTCCCCACCCTGCTTTTTGTGCTTGACAGCCTATTGAGACTCCAGGTTGTGGGATGAGCATTGAAGTAGTCGTGCAGGATTAGTGCTCCCTCTTACATCTGTTGCTCAGAAAGGGacggggcaggagcaggagttGCTCTGGTGCGAAACGAGCTCCACGTTGTGCACCACTGTGCTGCAGCGTTAGCGCAGTACTGCACACGTACAGCTAGCTGCGTCTCCTGGCTCTGCGGCGACGCAACGTTCTCAGTGCGGCCTGCAGCGCTGTGGTACTTGGCTTGACGAGTTGATGTTTAAAAATCACCTTAAGGACCCACGGTATCTCTGTAGGCTTAAAGACGCGAAGGGGTGCACCTTCTCCGTGCGCTGCTGGCGCGTGCACTGTTTCTAATATGCTTCACAACACCATTTTGCAGGTGTGAGGGATGATGGGTCGCCAACGACACAACGTGAGGCCAAGCGGTGACCCAGCCGCACGGGGGCCGCCACCGCGCCCCGCCGGCTCGGAGCCACCTGCGTgcgcgcggccccgcggcctCTTCCCGCCGCGCGGGCTCCTGAGGTGCCTGCGGCCGTGCCCCGGGAGCGCGCTGCGGGCCGCCTCCGCCGCCGGGCCCGCTCAAcgccgccccgcccccagcccgcgCGCGCCCGGCGGGCTCGTGCGCCGCAGCCCTGTCCCCGCCcctgccggcggcgggcgcaTGCGcggagcgggcgggcggcgcggcggtCTCGCGAGGGGGCGCGTGGCGGCGTGCTGCGCGCGGGGCCGTGCTGGGGGCCGGCGGCGGaggcgcgggccgggccgggccgagctGAGGTGaggggcggcggccgcggggcgggggcggcggcgggaggcgggcgcggcgggaggGCGCAGGCCACCGGGCCGGCCGGCTGGGCTCGGGGGGCGGGCCTGACCTTGCCCGCGGCCGCCGGGTCGGTCACGGCGTGTGTGGCGGTGCGGCGGTGCCGGTGCGGCGGGCctggcggggggcagggggcgggcggcgggcaggtGCCGGTGTCCCGGGCCCGGCGCCCCCTGGCCCACGCCGGCCCGTTCGCTGTTTGCCCTGGCGGCCGCCGCGGCCTCTCATTTAGGCTGGATGTTTAttacaaagacttttttttttttttttttaaatttaattttttaagttgtGATGTAGCAACCTAACCTGTACTCGCGTTCACCTTAATAAATAACCAGCGTAGTTTTGTATTATTggatgtttgtttgtttgttttttaaatttatttttggttttataattAGAACCGGTGTAGAACGGGCAGCCGTGCAGAAGCCATGGGTTTGTCGGCCTCCGCTCCGGCTGCTGCGGGCCAACCGCTGAGTGCGCCCCAGCACCGTCAGGTGGCATCTCCACCGTCGGAGTGTCCAATGCACCAGGAAAAAATGAGCGGTAATTATTCTTGAAACTTAAGTGAAATAAACTCTTTATGTggaaaccaaaaaaatatttgggggaaaaaaagaaagtgaccctacaaataaaaacttgaggttttcttttagcaaaaaTATCTCTCAAGTAATTGTTCATGGAAAGGAGTCAGTTGTTCTCCAGAACAGCGTGCAAGCTGCTTTGTCAGCAGAGGCACTTGGTGCTTGCAGTAGGACCTGTGGGTCACTCCCGGTTGTCATGTTTCACAGGGGCCCTGCAGGTCTGTTCCCATCCAGTCATACATCCACAAAgggtcagggagctgcaggagccccTGTGAAGGTGGTAGCTGGGAGCAGGTGGTTGTCGCTAGAGAACATGCATCTAGAAAAGGACAACAGAAGGGTGGGCTAAAATGAATGTCTGGAGAGAGAGGACATCAGCATTTCCACTGACACAATCAACATGTGTTGGATTAACATTGCTGTGGAAATGTTAAGTGCAAACAGTTTGGTATAGGGGCCAGCATGGGGTGGGGAATGAGCATTCAATGACTATGCAGGAAACTTAGTTCTTACCAGGGTGCTGGGTCCTGAAATGCAGGCAACGTAACAGTTAAAACTTGTAAAGcttggaagaagcagcaaaattcagtttgtATTTACATGAGTATTGAATgaactgttttccatttcctgtCATATCTtaagagttttcattttgtggCAAAAtagatgctatttttttcctgtatttcaggtTGTCCAATGCACATGAAGACTCCTGATCATAGAACTGAGAACACAGACGATGTTCCTGCACATCAAGAAAGAGCGTATGAATTTGTGGCGTGTCCGGTGAAGTCTGGtgcatctgaaatgaaagatgaCATAGATCCTAGCAATATGGTAACTTTTGCttgtttcagatgttttctaaagtcttgtttcttctgaaacGCTATCCTCAAAATGTACGTAGCGGTAAATGTCTCAGGTGGGAACTCTGGCAAATAACTGTTTTGAATACTGCTTTTTCTCGTTGtatgtgcaaatatttttataaaaacaagttACGCTTTATTTAACCATTTCCTTCAGATCTGCACCTTTTTGATAAAAGGTGGTTTTCCAGTTTGTAAATATCTTTTGCTGCCTATTTCTGTTTGTTAATTACACGCATGGTTTTTATGCTACAATAGTGGGTTTTAGGTTCTGTGTAATAGCAGTATGGGTAAGTTCTGACTGAGGCCTCTCCAAGATTGACTTTGATTTACAAGAAGCactgctcttttaaaaagtttaggCAGAAGGGTTCCTTTAGTCTTTAGGTGACTTGTGCAAAGAGTTCtgctgcaaaagagaaagataattttAGTGGACTTAAATAAAGGCTGAACTTCTTGATCTTTGTAGCAGctgactgaattttttttacacttttaaattttctcaaacactgtaatgtaaaaaaaaaaaagtcacgCTCTGGTTTGTTGTTGATTCTCCTTGTTTTCTAGATGCCACCTCCTAATCAGCAGCCATCTCCAGGTCAACCATTTCCATTGTCAACTGTTAGAGAAGAATCTTCCATTCCTAGAGCACATTCTGACAAGAAATGGGTCTACCCTTCAGAGCAAATGTTCTGGAATGCTATGTTGAGAAAAGGGTAAATACACTGTGAATTATCAGATGGAGTCTATGAATCTGAAATCCATGAAGTAATACAATTAGTTATTATTCATCGTTATTATTTAAGAGTTTATAACTAGctggttttaaaattacaatttttatatcaacagctttgttttaaagggTGAGCTGGTCTCAAAGGCCCATGTCTCCTCTAGTGATCAGCAAGATGGTAGGGAAGGTCAGACAGCTGCCACTAGCTcagaaaattttattaaaagtcAGTGCATAGCTATAAACAAACTTTGCATGATTGCCAGCTTTCAAACTCAGTTGGCTTCGTGCTGTTCCTATAAACTGACAGTGAAAGCTCTGTGATTGTGAGAACAACTAACTTGACTTTACAGAATTgctaaaaatgtgaaaattgtTTGACAAgtagatgtttttaattttcacaaaaaatcAGTGTAGGCAAGATCTAAGTGAATGTTAAATGTTTCCTGTGGCCTAAAAAaccttctgtgctgctggttcCTCATCCTTTTGTAATGGTTTGTTTGTCATTCTCAAACAGATCAACTGTAAAGGCGGttactattaaaatattaatttcttcgTTTAcacatcagtatttttcttaagaCATTATGTCATAAGC contains:
- the LOC119155608 gene encoding cytochrome c-type heme lyase, giving the protein MGLSASAPAAAGQPLSAPQHRQVASPPSECPMHQEKMSGCPMHMKTPDHRTENTDDVPAHQERAYEFVACPVKSGASEMKDDIDPSNMMPPPNQQPSPGQPFPLSTVREESSIPRAHSDKKWVYPSEQMFWNAMLRKGWRWKDDDITSEDMTNIIKIHNQNNEQAWKEILKWEALHAGECPCGPSLMRFGGKAKEYSPRARIRSWMGYELPFDRHDWIVDRCGKEVRYVIDYYDGGAVDKNYQFTVLDVRPAFDSLSAVWDRMKVAWWRWTS